The Macaca thibetana thibetana isolate TM-01 chromosome 5, ASM2454274v1, whole genome shotgun sequence genomic sequence GTCCACAAGGGGGTAGTAATCATTCGTACGGAGTAATGTCATGGGCTTGGATTACAAAACcttaaagaaattaacatttattttctaaatctaaaggaacattaaaaattaaggaattttctaaacatttttatcaaCAGTGATAATCACCAATAACAGTCTAAAAAGTGTTTATATGATTTTTCAAGGGCttgaatttatttccatttaaataaagACCAAGGTAGATTTATATAAATCAACACAGATTACGTTAAATTTTTCAGGTAAAATTGTGAATTATAAAATACCTTCTTCATCTTCCCACTCTAGATCTAAGGATGTGCTGTCGTCATTTCCACTAGTTGATTTAGTTTTGGTCATTAAATCACAACTGCTTTCTGTATTTGGTGTCAAAACTGTAGCATCTGATGAGAGTCCTAGAGTATACACGAAATACAACTGAATACTCTCATCTACTCTTCTACCACAACAgccattttattttgtaacaattatctctctctaaatattattacttttagCTTCATAAGAAATAATTCTGGAAATCATTTTATTGGTAAGTTTCTGTTAGGAACAGTATAAAgaaacttttctctctttttttttgccaTCTAAGCATAGCAAACATGCAAATTTAAGTGATTATAAACTTTTCAAATATGGTGAACTctagataatatttttaacagtCAATTACAAAGGGGCACAAAAAAACGATGaacaagaaagataaaacaaaaagcaacctatattttcaaaaagaccCACTACTATACTATGCTTCCACTATTGGGAAGCATATGAGGTTTTGCTTTTGAAACTTgaggaaatattttaatcttataaGTCAATTTGTAATAAGTAAAAAACAAGTACACTTTTCTATTACTTCCtcccatctttcctttcttttattttggaaaggGAAGGGTTAGGATCACGGTAGAAATGGCAAAAGGAGTGCTTGACTCCCTATATGGATCTACAGAAACAGTCTGAGATTTTTCTTTgttccaactttttaaaaagaaaagatgaggtTGTATAATTAATGACTACCTAGGAAACTGACTTATCTGGGAATTACAAATTTAAGAACAGAAAGTTATTCTACAGAAACACAGCCAGAATCTCTACTTATCTGTTTACTGTGGcataaaaaaaagtacagaaaatactttaaaaaacttaCTACTACTTCGAAAAACTTCATACTGTGACTTTATATTTCTCAAACAAGATTCAAAGTCATCTTCTGGTCCTGaactgtaataaaaatgaaataattttttaatatattcatggTAGATgcaatataacaaatatttaagctAATGATGGCATTTTGGCTTGAAGACCTATGTCATACAAATTCATAACTGCTACACAATTAGAATAACCTAATGAAAAGAgttcttaattttcttaatacTAGCATGAAACTGAAAATAAGAAGATTTTGGTTAATCCTGAAATCCAATCTCCAAAGCTTAGCCATAAGTCTAACTTTACAATAATGAAGCATGAACAAAATTCTTTGAACGAGTAGTGATACTTGTGGAAATGTGACGCTGAAATCTCTCTTCCAAAAAATGACCACACATAAACTTTATTGTAAGAAAGAGAGGgactaaagaaaacacaaacaactaAGGTATAAATAACTCACCCAAAGACATTCAGCTATGGTATTACATCTATATGGGAAATGAGACCACTcttaaaaatgcaataaagtcagtttaaatgaataataatcaTGTTTCAACTTAAATGCTCTCAGTATTCTTCCAAGGCAATGTCTTTTAGATGGAATAATTTTTAGGGAACACATAAACATGAATACGTATATACACATCTCGAGGTGAACAATGCTCTACGTAGCAATAAAATGTTCTACCACAAAGGGAAGGAGGCATATGTTTCATTATTTACCTTTGATATTCTCCATTGTTGGAAGGATGATATTGCTGCACAATTCTCTGCCTTTCTTGCTTTGGAAAcataatgtaataaaaaaaaatcactttgttgtaaaattatgtattttaaaaccacTCATGCAATaccaaaaagtatttttttctagtttctaaaaaaaaaaaaagttattctgttgacatatttttccttattttaacaGATATGTATTGATATTCTTAACATTCTTAGTATACCCAAGAACTTTCAACCTACTGGAAAAATGAGGAGCAGAAAAGGAATAGTTAAAACAATACATGAAGTTCTATTCTGGGTGAAATAAGTAGCAATAAAACAACAGATTTATAAGATCTGGCTGAGTTGactcagaaataataaaagcaattgaCTAAGATTTAGAAGAAATGTCAGAGTTGTCGCTCTGATAGCTATTAGCTATGTATCCCTGGCATGGCCTTTACCTACTgttccttcatctataaaatacagaTAGCTATATTACTGCTCTAGCAAGCTCAGGGTTACTATGAAAATCAAATGACTGGTgggtgtctgtgtatgtctgtgtgtcagTATGTACTGTATAGACTGTAATGTGTTcctatatcaaatatttaaaccAGGGTAGGAAAAACTCAGAGAACCCTGGAAATCACCCATATGGATGCTGTATATGGAATGCTTTGTCTTTAAAAGGGAAGCAGTAGATCATCTATTACAGTAAAAAGAGTGTCTATATGATAAccagaaaaatacttttcttagTAGAAGGTAAAAGTTAAAAACTTGTTCATTATTTAGAACTGACTTAAAAAGCAAAGATATTCCTTCATATAATCTGCTAaaacagcagagagagagaaaaaaaaaatgaagggaaggagaggggaaggacaCAGTTCACACAGAAATCATGTAACAATAGGATACACATGATATTTCAGTTTCTCTAAGTTTTACAATGTGCCACGATCTTTATACTACTTCAATTAACACTACAGAGGTGAATCCAAACAGGCAAAATATGGAGGAAGATATTAAGGATACCGGCTAAGCACTGTTGTGCTTGAACTTTGGCTCTGGCCCTTATTAACTGTAGGATCTCAAGCAAGTTACAAAACATATCCtactctcagttttctcatttgtaaaacagggatTAAAAATACTATCTCGTaagactgttgtgaggattaaataaggtaaaaCATTGCTCCTCCTGACAGTTAGGGTTCCATAAATGTTACTTATAGTTGCCAGACATTATGGTAATGCAGCATGGTAAGATACGGTAAATCTGCTGCCTTCCCTGATAATATACCAAGTATTTCTCAAGACCCAAACTCCCAATCTCCCAAGGACACAAGAATAAAGATGAGAAGCAAATAATAACCTTATGGGGCAAAACAGCACAGTTTATCCAGTTCCagggaataaaataaattctggtaatttaagaaactgttaaaaaaaaaaaaccctcacaaaACAAAATGCTTTGCCAATTATATTTAAAGGCTAGTTTGGCAACACTTTCCCTCTAagagtatatttaatttttccaaaagaatactgagttttatagcactaaaattCATCTTTAGGATAAACAGGAATCAGCATTTGCTAATCTAAAGCTAAATAGCACTGAGTATCAAGCATGTAATCTGATATTATTTCTAGCTGTTAAAGACTGACTAATTTGccttgaaaattcttaagaatATATGagtaaatacattcatttttattttttttatttttttattttattattttttaaaatttatttattattagggtacatgtgcataacgtgcaggtttgttacatatgtatacttgtgccatgttggtgtgctgcacccatcaactcatcatttacatcaggtataactcccaatgcaatccctcccccctcccccctccccatgataggccccggtgtgtgatgttccccttcctgagtccaagtgatctcattgttcagttcccacctatgagtgagaacatgcggtgtttggttttctgttcttgtgatagtttgctaagaatgatggtttccagctgcatccatgtccctacaaaggacacaaactcatcctttttgatggctgcatagtattccatggtgtatatgtgccacattttcttaatccaatctgtcactgatggacatttgggttgattccaagtctttgctattgtgaatagtgctgcaataaacatacgtgtgcatgtgtctttatagcagcataatttataatcctttgggtatatacccagtaatgggatggctgggtcatatggtacatctagttctagatccttgaggaatcgccatactgttttccataatggttgaactagtttacaatcccaccaacagtgtaaaagtgttcctatttctccacatcctatttctccacatcctctccagcacctgttgtttcctgactttttaatgatcgccattctaactggtgtgagatggtatctcattatggttttgatttgcatttctctgatggccagtgatgatgagcattttttcatgtgtctgttggctgtaattacattcatttttaaacaagaagtccttgagaatatgaaaaaaaaagtcccaactAAGATTTGTTAGAGCAAATAAGGAGAAAAGCAACCCTAATATATGCTGGGGTCTTTTCCCCTCACCTCCAAGAGCTTTCGCTGCTTTGCTGCCCTGGCTGCTTCACGCTGTGCAGCGTATAAAGCTTCTTCTTCTAGTCTTAACTTCTCTTCTTGTAAGGCTAACTGTACATGAACAAAACAATAAGGATTAACAAAAATCAGAACCTGTctaactgctctaaaaataaaatgcttctatttataaaacaaaaaataaattattaaaaaataattgatctCTACAAAGCATAACAGAATTGAAATGTTTGCAattgtttgtttaaatttcttcttttacaaaataGCCCAAAGGATATAAAACACATTACAGGATTCTTTAGAAATTGAGTCATGAAGCAGTAGCATCTACTCTGCATAAAGTATTTCTTTAGAATATGCAGTGATCTTCATTTTAAACAATCATTCCAACACCTATCACCCTCACTAGTTTGACAGTTTTGGCCCTCATAAGTCCAGTACCTTTAAGATCAATTACATCACTGTTGACCAAAGTGAACTCAGCTTTCACAAAATTCATGTCTTGTCATCTAATTAACATCAATGCACATGTCTCCTTAATTTTATTACtatcaaactattaaaaaattactttcaaatgtAAGTTCTTGCCATTCATAAGAGCACACAAACTGCTTTAGTAGTATCTATTGCATGTTAAAGTTAACttgaaaatcaaatttcaacacaaatttttttctttagactatTAACAGCTACTGTACAGCTTACGTTAATGCTTTGGAAATCACTAATTGGTCCtaaacatacttttctttttgagacggtgttattctgtcacccaggctggagtaccatggcaccaacactgcagccttgacctcctggggtcaagccattctcccacctcagcctccagagtagctgggactacaggtgtgcaccaccaccccaggtgaatttttgtatttcttgcagAGATGAGGCCTTGccaagttgctcaggctggtttttaactcctagactcaagtaatctgcccatcttggcctccaaagtggtgggactacaggcgtgagccaccatacccactttaaacagacaaatatatgtatatgtgtgtatgtatgtgtgtgtgtattaattttttttctgagacagggtcttgctctgtcacccaggctggagtgtagtggctcccCTTCGACCTCCCATAGCCTTGAggatcctgggctcaagcaatcttcccacttcagcctccttagtagctgggattacaggtgcatgctaccatgcccggctaatttttgtacttttttttagagatggattttcaccatgctgcccaggctggtctcaaattcccggccttaagtgatctgtccacctcagtctcccaaagtgctggaactatggccaccatgcccggtcttaaacagaaaatttttaaatgtgcagtGGAATGTGAATAATTCCATTTAGTTTAGTGGGTACAAAACAATAATTATAGGCCATTTCCATAAACACATTAAATAACTTTAACACTTATGATTATCAGTACTTAGTTCTCTGAGAATACACCCACCAAgacaaaaaactcttcaaaaaaccaCTTATTGTGAAacagggtaattttttttaaaatttgctttttgttgttgtttcctttttgaggcagggtctcactctgttgcccaggctggagtgcaatggcatgatcttggctcactgcagccttgacctctctggctcaagcaatcctcccacctcagcctcccaagtagctgggaccacaggcgtgcacccccATACCaagctaatattgtattttttgtagagatggggcttcgccatgttgctcaggctggtctccacttcttgggctcaagcaatgcacctgccttggccactaaacgtgctgggattacaggtctgagcctgCTCTAAAAGTTGGTTTTAAATACCAAGGTGCATATTCTTGCCAGAGTTCCTACTTTGTGAATTAAgaagttgtttttaaaagaatgtactATCTCCATTTTTTGGCAGCATATGATTTCTGATAAATTAAGCCAAActcaaaagaaattataataggCTGGaatgattttttaacttttaaatcatATTCATCtgtatatatctaaatataggTTCAATGACTCTACACAACATATTATCTAATGACAACTCTCTCCTTTATGATAACATGTACTTAAGCAATTTAAAAGACTATTTACctctttttgaattttcttatCAAGATCTTTTTGTTTTTCGGCAATGGAATCATAATGCCTTTCTCTTAGGTCAACAATTTCTTCCTCAGTAAGAGGcctagagaaaaaaaggaggaggagaaaaagaaaaaacaaaaacttctgatGAGTCTGAGTCCAAATAAAACACTCAAAAAGCCAGTGAAATTCTCAAATTTTgctgttaaaaatgttaaagcaatTTGCTACAACTTCAATTGTTAAGAGTAAAAAGTATACATTCTAACATTTGCTATTA encodes the following:
- the AP1AR gene encoding AP-1 complex-associated regulatory protein isoform X1, producing the protein MGNCCWTQCFGVLRKEAGRLQRVGGGGGSKYFRTCSRGEHLTIEFENLVESDEGESPGSSHRPLTEEEIVDLRERHYDSIAEKQKDLDKKIQKELALQEEKLRLEEEALYAAQREAARAAKQRKLLEQERQRIVQQYHPSNNGEYQSSGPEDDFESCLRNIKSQYEVFRSSRLSSDATVLTPNTESSCDLMTKTKSTSGNDDSTSLDLEWEDEEGMNRMLPVRERSKTEEDILRAALKYSNKKTGSNPTSASDDSNGLEWENDFVSAEMDDNGNSEYSGFVNPVLELSDSGIRHSDTDQQTR